The DNA window ATCAGAGAGGCTGTTCAGGGGCTGGAGGACCCAGCAAGACACTTGCAGTGTCATTCTGCTCCCATGTCACTCCTTCCTTTGACATGTCACAGTATAGGGTGAACCCCCGTCCTGTGCTCACGTTCCCCAATTGACCATGCTGGgcttggggtggggagggtgaAGCTGTGGGACcactgtggtcattcttttaTGTGCCCCGGGAGAGGATGAGGGTCAGGTGAGAAATCAGGCACCTTCTGGGGAGTAGGGAGGTGCTGATGTTGGTGTGGGTgaagcacagcagggactgtggtgcccttcccaggctgggaagctggtgtcactgcagggaaatggggagcCCAGCAATgtgggagccagcactcacctgcCTGTGTGGGCTGAGGGCTTCCATGCCTGGGAgatgggctctgcagagctgttcaaTCCCAGCActtcttcctcatcttctgAGCAAGGCCAGGCACCAGCCTCCTTGTCCTCAGGGAGGGCAGAAGGCCAGGGGAGAGATGCAGGTCCctgacagcagctgctttgtgaGCTGGGGGAAAAACTCATTTTAGCAGTGGTGGGCCGGGAGAGGTTTGAGCCAGGCCGGGCCACCCCTTGATCTCCCCTCAGCATTTTCACCTGTGTGTTTGCAGGCCTGGGGATGGGCACGGCGTTCCTGTGTgtgtcctgggctctgctggactACCACCAGTCCCTGcgctccttcctgcaggacaAGTACGAGCTGAGCCTGGGCTCCTCCGTCATCTACTTCCTCTGGAACCTCTTCCTCATCTGCCCCCGCATCCTGGCGCTCGCGCTCTTCGCCCTGCTCTGGCCCTACGGCGTGGCTGTCCACTTCCCACTGGTGTGGCTGGCCATGTTCCTCTGGGtcagcctgcagggcacagacTTCATGGAGTCCCCCGGCCCCGAGCAGCTGTACCGGGCCATGGTGGCTGTGATCCTCTACTTCAGCTGGTTCAACGTGGCGCAGGGGAGGACGCTGCACCGCAGCATCATCTACCACGGCTTCATCCTGGTGGACAGCACCCTGCTGGGCCTCGCCTGGCTCTGGGGCCGGGCTCCTGAGGAGGAGCACTCCTACCTCCTCCCCGTggtctctgcagccctgccctgctacctgctggggctggggctgagggtcACCTACTACAAGTGGCTGCACCCCAACGTGCAGGTGCGGCAGCAAGGCAGATACGACGAGGTGGATGCCAATGGAGGGGGTGATGAGGTGGAGTTTCGCTCGTTTTTGGAACCAGACCTGGTGAACAGGCGGATGCAGTGGCTGGCCCAGACCCACTTCTCCTtgtcccagccagcacagcagcacttcctgaatggggctgctgctgtggagtcTGCTGTCTGAGGGCAGCTCCTCTAAAGAGACATGAGGGGGGAGGTGGACATGTTGGTGTGCCCTTGGTTGTGCCCCCCAGGCTGTTGTTTTGGACAgctggagggagctggcagaaaCCAGGGGTGATGTGGAAACACCCAGTGAGTCCCATGGCACTCAGCATGGCTCCCAGGGCTGTACCCTTGGGAAAGCCACAATGTGGTGAGTCCAGCACATTGCAGCATATGGCTGCATTGCTCTGTCAACTTTTCTTGTTATTTATTTGTAGCTTtttcaaaaaagagaaatgaaaataagagcattggtttattttctctgtgtctctCCTGGCACTTGTTTCCTCCATGGTTGTGGCTATCTGACCTTTCTGTTTCCAGCCAGGATTTTCCTCCTTGTGTTAGTTTTGGTGTTAAGGTCAAAGCTCACCTGTTATCACTGTGttcagggagggatggggaaggaggagTGGCTGCAGGGTGGCTCGGGGCTTGGACACCTCATGCTCCCATGGCTGCCATTCCCACCACCACAGCCTGGGCAGCGCTCCCAAGGCCACAGCATTTCTCAGCCATTGGTGGCTGTTGGTGTGGTCAGCAGTGGGGTCAGTGTgtgccagctcctgggcacagacacccacccagctggggctgcctccaCCCAGCTCAGTGCCCAAACCCAGGCaggccccagagcagcccctgccctttGCTGttgcccagctggcagctgtggcacatcctggctgctcacagcactgaccTTTGGCTCCTTcctctcacctgcatcacatccctcccagcagcccaTCCCAGGAGTACACTTCCATCCAGGGAAGGCATCTGgatgcagctggaggagcagctgaaatgCTGTTTCACAGCTCCTGtaagcagctcagccctgccgaaggccagcagcacagggtgggaGAGGGGAGTTGCCTtgtgcaaaagaaaatggaaatggaaggaaTGGGAACGTTTTGTGCAGGAAGCACCAtgtgcctgccctgggcacctcagcagggcccaggagcagctccctgccccactggccccccaggaccccccaggagcacaggggcTCTGGTGGCTGCACTGTGACCTGTGGCACCCTGagtgctcctggtgctgccaggccTGGCTTGGGCTGTCACAGGGGCAGGGACTGACAGAGGGGCAGAGAACAGGCTGAAGCACTGACTATAGAAAATAAagactttattattatttccagtTCACAGGACAGTTCCCATTACAGACCATGAACAGGCAAAGgtcccacaggcagcagcacctgagaTCACCCCTCGTAGCAGAGCAACAGAGGTGCTGTGGGCTCCAGGGGTCCTACTGCTTCCCAccagtgccagcacagacaTCTCCCCAAGGGCTGTTGGAGGCAACAAATATTAGTGGATCAGGTGGTTTTTAAagcctctgtggctgtgttgAAGCTGAAGGGgaagccagcagcacccaggtgagctcaggtgctCTGGGCCTGCAGGCTGACTGTCCTTCAGGTGTTCAGGTTTGCTCTCCCCTTACCCCTGACCTGACTGTAGCTGAACTGGTGACAGAGACAGGAGAAAAATCAATGCTTGGATAGAGATGCTGTTCTTGCCTCAAACGAGACAGGAAAAAACTTAAATTCAGCCagtagaggaaaaaataaaatagccaGGTCACCCTTTTATtaacaaacacagaaatgtaCCATCAACCTCCTGTTATAAAAGTACTTTACATACATTCAAGGAAACATCATATAAATACCAGTATGAAATGTCAGTGGCTGCGAGTTCCACACTCAGCTAAAATTTTACCAACATCTTAAAATTTCCTTAAAACATTTGAagtaaacaaacacaaagcacagccagctgccaggcagctcaggcctgcaggtgcagcacctgctgccagtgcctgggcaaacccagcccctctccagctcagctgcttcccACGGGAGCAAAGCTCGTGGGCAGCTCGGCTGTGCCGGTGGTGGGAGGTTAAGGCACAGGTTTTAATCCCAAATTCAGCCAGCTGGAGTATGAGATATGCTCCCAACAGGCTGCTGCACTAGCTGGACAACTCCCCAGCCTGCTTACAGGAGACTTTGGAAGGGCTGAGGGATGTTCAGCATCAGCACAGACTCTTCTATGACTACCACTGAGTCCTGATCCTCTGGTGACATTTTTCCAAGCCTGGCAGCAATGAGGCTGCTCCTCACCACAGCTCTGGCACTTCACAGGGAGCCCAGAGGAACTGCACTCTATGGAcccagcaggaggggagctggagctgcctcagCTGCCTTGGAACAGGTGCAAACAcaccttggctctccagctggTGTAGGCAGAGAACACCCCTGGgtcctgctcccctttccaaACCCACTgctgagcactcccagcccagcctgtttggcccctgggccctgctgggccagcagcccccagggcagcccaaCACCTTTCCCTCTGCCCAGTGACACCCAGAGCAGACTCCTCAGACTTTCCTCACGGGATGAGCAGCTCCCACACAGACAGCatgttcctgctgcagagctcctggggaaATACACAGACCCAGCATCCACCTGGGATGCCAACACCTGGCCAGGAGCTGAATGGAAAGCAGACCACTCCTGACTCCAGTGACCACCCTGGAGAAAGAGAATCAACTCTGATTCCAATTTaatctaaaaaaacccaaaaacaaccAGACCCAAAGGGAAACTGGAGCTGCTACCATGTGAAATAAACCTCCCAGGtccagtccctgagcacaagGTATCCAAacccctggctctgggcaccTTCTGCCC is part of the Haemorhous mexicanus isolate bHaeMex1 chromosome 27, bHaeMex1.pri, whole genome shotgun sequence genome and encodes:
- the XKR8 gene encoding XK-related protein 8, encoding MSPRTAPPRFGPLQLALAAAGTAAATLDLFMDGWVAAEYARRGHPGWAALSLSLLAAASAAAQACSWLWLRSDPPALRPAVPTALLAALHLLQLGFFFRCLYALKVGWRVCWAKAEEEDEQRHMAFISHDISMLRLFETFLENTPQLTLLLYIILRTNKAELSQGLGMGTAFLCVSWALLDYHQSLRSFLQDKYELSLGSSVIYFLWNLFLICPRILALALFALLWPYGVAVHFPLVWLAMFLWVSLQGTDFMESPGPEQLYRAMVAVILYFSWFNVAQGRTLHRSIIYHGFILVDSTLLGLAWLWGRAPEEEHSYLLPVVSAALPCYLLGLGLRVTYYKWLHPNVQVRQQGRYDEVDANGGGDEVEFRSFLEPDLVNRRMQWLAQTHFSLSQPAQQHFLNGAAAVESAV